A single region of the Thermotoga profunda AZM34c06 genome encodes:
- the rpsF gene encoding 30S ribosomal protein S6, with product MERIYETMFIIDPRLKNEEREALVEKVKTIIAERVKGTVQSVNRWGIRKLAYSISHQTEGDYTVLLFKAPSTDLNRLEEFYRVTPQILRWQTFRREDLEKKERKEQAQPEEKKE from the coding sequence ATGGAAAGAATCTATGAGACCATGTTCATCATCGATCCTCGTTTGAAAAACGAGGAAAGAGAAGCTTTAGTTGAAAAAGTCAAAACAATCATTGCAGAGCGTGTTAAGGGAACTGTTCAATCGGTGAATCGCTGGGGTATCAGAAAATTGGCTTATTCCATCAGCCATCAAACAGAAGGAGATTATACTGTTCTGTTGTTCAAAGCCCCTTCGACAGATCTGAACAGACTCGAAGAATTTTACAGAGTAACGCCTCAAATTCTTCGCTGGCAGACATTCAGAAGAGAAGATCTTGAGAAAAAGGAAAGGAAAGAACAAGCTCAGCCTGAAGAAAAGAAGGAATGA
- a CDS encoding alpha/beta fold hydrolase, whose amino-acid sequence MNIIWFSILIILFFAPFFYFYEDGQFNHRELAYPDSQFVKIDGLEIHYKKYGQDERYMILLHGFGSSTYTWEKVVGKLSEHFTLISYDRPGFGLTERRFDLKYNPYTNEYQVELLKKLMDHFDIKKAILVGNSAGGFVALNFALIYPERVEALVLVDAAIFNEDWTNDFVKFLMNIPQVNHIGPDVIGKIITNSFEKSLADAYYDPSKITEQDKEAYTRPTKILGWKKALWEFAKSTKYKDLKDQFEKVTCPVVVIHGRQDRVIPLKVSEELANSFKNATLCIIEDCGHVPQQECPNEFVECLLRQLTN is encoded by the coding sequence TTGAACATAATATGGTTTTCGATATTGATCATTCTTTTCTTTGCTCCGTTTTTCTATTTTTACGAAGATGGTCAGTTCAATCACAGGGAATTGGCATATCCCGATAGTCAATTTGTAAAAATAGATGGACTTGAGATTCATTACAAGAAATATGGGCAAGATGAAAGATATATGATCCTTCTACATGGTTTTGGTTCAAGTACTTATACGTGGGAAAAAGTCGTTGGAAAACTTTCTGAACATTTTACATTGATTTCTTATGACAGACCGGGTTTTGGTCTCACAGAAAGACGTTTTGATTTGAAATACAATCCATACACAAACGAATACCAAGTAGAGTTACTCAAAAAATTGATGGATCATTTTGACATAAAAAAGGCAATCTTGGTGGGAAATTCAGCAGGTGGCTTTGTTGCATTGAATTTTGCTTTGATTTACCCTGAAAGAGTTGAAGCACTCGTTTTAGTTGATGCTGCTATTTTCAATGAAGATTGGACGAATGATTTTGTGAAATTCCTGATGAATATACCTCAAGTGAATCACATCGGACCAGATGTGATCGGAAAAATAATAACTAATTCTTTTGAAAAATCACTTGCTGATGCATATTATGATCCATCAAAAATCACCGAACAAGACAAGGAAGCATACACAAGGCCTACCAAGATCCTTGGTTGGAAAAAGGCATTATGGGAATTCGCAAAGTCCACAAAATATAAAGATCTGAAAGATCAATTTGAAAAAGTCACTTGTCCAGTTGTTGTGATACACGGAAGACAAGATAGAGTAATACCACTAAAAGTAAGTGAAGAACTTGCCAATAGTTTCAAAAATGCCACTTTGTGTATCATTGAAGACTGTGGACATGTTCCTCAACAAGAATGTCCCAATGAGTTTGTCGAGTGTTTGCTCAGGCAATTAACAAACTGA